In Ctenopharyngodon idella isolate HZGC_01 chromosome 20, HZGC01, whole genome shotgun sequence, the following proteins share a genomic window:
- the LOC127502564 gene encoding claudin-20, with protein sequence MMPSSTMQMFAFILALLGVLSATVATLLPNWKVSADVGSNIMTAISQMQGLWMDCTWYSTGVFSCSLKYSVLALPAYLQTARTTMVLSCMMATMGLCLAALGLKCTRWGGSYRSKGHTAISAGACFIIAGVLCLVPASWFTNEVITTFMDSKVPKSSKYEPGAAVYVAFVSAGFLLAAGVIFCLSCPGRRGGPLDSGSSHPDKPKKQKLRQEQPTRDEQKQQHCEQQSQTEPPEREQSHREKLHQEKLQADDRQQEKSVPDRMILEKDKQYQSPSRTRIQDPKAVYSLHDYV encoded by the coding sequence ATGATGCCGTCTTCCACTATGCAGATGTTTGCGTTCATTCTGGCATTACTGGGGGTCCTGAGTGCCACGGTTGCCACACTGCTACCCAACTGGAAGGTGAGTGCAGATGTGGGCTCCAATATCATGACTGCCATCTCGCAGATGCAGGGACTGTGGATGGACTGCACCTGGTACAGCACCGGAGTCTTCAGCTGCTCGCTTAAGTACTCGGTGCTGGCATTGCCGGCTTATCTTCAGACCGCACGCACCACTATGGTGCTTTCCTGCATGATGGCGACAATGGGACTCTGCCTGGCCGCCCTAGGGCTGAAATGTACTCGCTGGGGTGGCAGTTATCGCTCTAAGGGACACACGGCCATTTCCGCAGGGGCTTGCTTCATCATAGCAGGGGTCCTGTGTCTGGTGCCCGCATCCTGGTTCACCAATGAGGTCATCACTACGTTTATGGACTCCAAAGTGCCCAAGAGCAGCAAGTACGAGCCAGGCGCAGCGGTGTACGTGGCATTTGTGTCGGCAGGATTCCTTTTAGCTGCGGGTGTAATCTTTTGCTTATCATGTCCTGGAAGGAGAGGCGGTCCATTAGATTCGGGCTCGTCCCACCCCGACAAGCCAAAAAAGCAGAAGCTGCGCCAGGAGCAGCCGACCCGCGACGAACAGAAACAGCAGCACTGCGAACAGCAGAGTCAGACTGAACCACCGGAACGAGAGCAGTCGCATCGAGAGAAACTACACCAGGAAAAGCTACAAGCGGATGATCGTCAGCAAGAGAAGTCGGTGCCGGACAGGATGATACTGGAGAAGGACAAGCAGTACCAATCTCCATCTCGAACCCGAATTCAAGATCCTAAGGCCGTCTATAGTCTGCACGACTATGTGTAA